In Allomuricauda ruestringensis DSM 13258, the following proteins share a genomic window:
- a CDS encoding translocation/assembly module TamB domain-containing protein: MRFLLAIILILVLGSLVLSLPAVQTKLGKYATDSLNEEFGTNIQIERISMSLFNMNAGIKGIYVEDYKKDTLIYIHKLTTSILNLRNMVNNKMEFGDMELDGLTFNLKTYEGETDTNLDVFVDKLDDGKPRDPGTPPFFMSSDEIEIHGGKFRLVDENLEKPEVLNFSEIEVLAHDFQILGPDVSLKIDDLSTLAKRGIRLKKLAAEFKYTKQQMRFDSLLIDTEQSELKGNLVFNYERDDLANFVDLVKIDANFTESSVALNEINAFYDEFGQDKTVTFTGDFSGVLNQLQVDNLFLFTDNTGIRGDFRFDNIFSEQAPFVLRGDIDNLTSSYYQLRSILPKILGRNIPESVQKLGQFTVRGDTEITETSIDVTVNLNTAVGDSYVDLQMTNVQTIEDASYIGFISLIDFDIGEFLDNDDLGLASMDMNVEGKGFVAESLNTEVSGDIYKFEFNNYEYNKIKVSGILSNELFDGVLLCNDDNFRFDFQGLANFGARENKFNFVAAVDYADLKELNFINDSISIFKGHVDMDIEGNNLDDMAGQLRFSNTTYQNANDTYYFEDFNVTSSFDRDTIRTVEINSPDIITGYMRGNFKVNELGPLIQNSIGSIYTNYQPFEISGGQHLDFNFKIYNKIVDVFVPEIAFDANTYIRGAIKADQSDFKLTFKSPSIEAFGNKFDNIELKIDNKNPLFNTFVSVEDMSTVYYDIKDFNLINTTLKDTLFFRTEFKGGSEYNDSYNLNFYHTFNENNRSVIGLKKSDISFKGNTWVLNKEGNNKNKVIFNSSLDSIRIEDVVMDNNNQEQIRLRGEFADSTYKDLDLQFKLVSLSKIAPAIDSLKLGGKVDGFLNILQKDGKYLPTSSLNIQNFSINKMHMGDLEVGIYGNNDLTEFGVSTWLNDKGKELMSINGKVTNINNKQELDLVADFTDFALEPFNPLGEGIISNIRGKVSGNATITGNVENPAINGVLSLNEAGIGIPYLNVDYDFAPYSQVRLFDQTFYFENVELSDIEEGTTATLDGTISHTGFDDWYLGLDVDTKNDRFMILNTEYDEESLYYGTGFINGTGSIYGPTDALTITVDATTARGSSLKIPLSDVTSVGDYSFINFLEKGQSKSFEEERVLDEYQGLEMAFDLAVTPEAEVEIVVDRSTGSSLKGTGEGILLIEINTNGKFNMYGDFVVVSGEYNFKYGGVIDKKFKVRPGGTILWEQDPLAAQLNLEAVYSLNANPAPLLDNAGYTGRIPTEVVIRLDGELESPNINFGIDFPGTTSVVQSELEYRLQDPTIKERNAFFLLAQGTFVNPQSGGINQQAVTGNLIQTASGLFNQILSSNNDKLNFGVSYEQGYNDPNADIATEDRIGVTVSTQLSDRILVNGRVGVPVGGVSETVVAGDVEVQVLLNDEGTLSAKIFNRENQVQQFLAERQGYTQGVGLSYQVDFNSFRELMRKVFNKQEKAEVEQKPTPRKQPAQVMGKDSLIRFSEKPVNHP, translated from the coding sequence TTGCGTTTCCTTTTGGCCATTATCCTTATTCTGGTATTGGGCTCTTTGGTATTATCCTTACCTGCGGTACAGACCAAGTTGGGAAAATACGCTACGGATTCTTTAAATGAGGAGTTTGGCACTAATATCCAAATTGAACGGATAAGCATGTCCCTGTTCAACATGAATGCAGGGATAAAGGGCATTTATGTGGAAGACTACAAGAAGGATACACTAATTTACATTCACAAACTGACCACATCCATTTTAAACTTGCGCAATATGGTCAATAATAAGATGGAGTTTGGCGATATGGAATTGGACGGTCTTACTTTTAATTTAAAGACCTACGAAGGGGAAACGGATACCAATTTGGATGTGTTTGTGGACAAATTGGATGACGGTAAGCCCAGAGACCCGGGAACCCCTCCATTTTTTATGTCTTCTGATGAGATTGAGATACATGGCGGGAAATTTAGATTGGTTGATGAGAACTTGGAAAAACCAGAGGTGCTGAATTTCTCGGAAATTGAAGTTTTGGCACACGATTTTCAGATTCTTGGGCCGGATGTTTCCTTAAAAATAGACGATCTTTCCACCTTGGCAAAACGGGGAATACGCCTTAAGAAATTGGCAGCCGAATTTAAATACACCAAGCAACAAATGCGCTTTGATTCCTTGCTGATCGATACCGAGCAATCCGAGCTAAAAGGTAATTTGGTGTTCAATTATGAGCGGGATGACCTGGCCAATTTTGTTGATTTGGTGAAGATTGATGCCAATTTCACGGAATCTTCCGTAGCCCTAAACGAGATAAATGCTTTTTACGATGAATTTGGTCAGGACAAAACGGTGACCTTTACCGGGGACTTTAGTGGTGTGCTCAACCAGCTTCAGGTTGATAATTTGTTCCTTTTTACCGATAATACAGGTATTCGGGGTGACTTTAGGTTCGATAATATTTTTAGCGAGCAGGCTCCCTTTGTACTACGTGGAGATATAGATAATCTTACCTCCAGTTATTATCAATTAAGAAGCATTTTGCCCAAAATATTGGGCAGGAACATTCCGGAATCCGTTCAAAAATTGGGTCAGTTTACAGTGCGTGGAGATACGGAGATTACAGAAACCTCAATAGATGTAACCGTTAATTTGAACACCGCCGTGGGTGATAGCTACGTGGATCTTCAAATGACCAATGTGCAGACCATAGAAGATGCTTCTTACATTGGTTTTATTTCTTTGATCGATTTTGATATCGGGGAATTTTTAGATAATGATGACCTTGGGCTTGCCTCTATGGATATGAATGTTGAAGGAAAGGGATTTGTAGCGGAGAGCTTGAATACCGAGGTTTCAGGGGACATCTACAAATTTGAATTCAACAATTATGAGTATAATAAAATAAAGGTTTCCGGTATACTCAGCAACGAACTTTTTGATGGTGTGCTTTTGTGCAACGACGATAACTTTAGGTTCGATTTTCAGGGATTGGCCAATTTTGGGGCCCGGGAGAACAAATTCAACTTTGTGGCCGCTGTAGATTATGCCGACCTTAAGGAATTGAACTTTATCAACGATAGCATTTCCATATTTAAAGGGCATGTGGATATGGATATTGAAGGCAACAATCTCGATGATATGGCAGGACAGTTGCGTTTTTCCAATACCACCTATCAAAATGCGAACGATACATACTATTTCGAGGATTTCAATGTAACCTCTTCCTTTGATCGGGATACCATACGAACCGTGGAGATCAACTCACCGGATATCATCACAGGATATATGCGAGGGAATTTCAAGGTAAACGAATTGGGACCATTGATCCAGAATTCCATCGGAAGCATCTATACCAATTACCAACCTTTTGAGATTTCGGGCGGGCAACATCTCGACTTCAATTTTAAGATTTACAATAAGATTGTTGATGTGTTTGTTCCAGAAATAGCTTTCGATGCCAATACTTATATCCGAGGAGCCATAAAGGCGGACCAAAGTGATTTTAAGCTCACCTTTAAATCGCCCAGTATCGAGGCCTTTGGAAACAAGTTTGATAATATAGAGTTGAAGATAGACAACAAAAACCCATTGTTCAACACCTTTGTTTCCGTGGAGGACATGTCTACGGTGTATTATGATATCAAAGATTTTAACCTGATCAATACCACCTTAAAAGACACCCTTTTCTTTAGAACCGAGTTTAAGGGAGGAAGCGAGTATAACGATAGCTATAACCTGAACTTTTACCACACCTTTAACGAAAACAACAGATCGGTCATTGGACTGAAAAAATCGGACATTAGTTTTAAAGGGAACACTTGGGTGCTCAACAAAGAAGGGAACAATAAGAACAAAGTGATCTTTAACAGCTCTTTGGACAGCATCAGGATAGAGGATGTGGTCATGGACAACAATAACCAAGAGCAGATTCGATTAAGGGGAGAGTTTGCCGATTCCACCTATAAAGATTTGGACCTACAGTTTAAATTGGTGTCCTTAAGCAAGATCGCTCCGGCGATCGATAGCCTAAAACTGGGTGGGAAAGTGGATGGTTTTCTCAATATTTTACAGAAAGATGGAAAGTATCTGCCCACTTCAAGTTTAAATATCCAAAACTTTAGTATCAATAAAATGCACATGGGCGATTTGGAAGTCGGGATTTATGGCAACAACGACCTTACCGAGTTTGGTGTGAGCACTTGGCTCAATGATAAAGGAAAAGAACTCATGAGCATAAATGGCAAGGTCACAAACATAAACAATAAGCAAGAACTGGATTTGGTTGCTGACTTTACCGATTTTGCCCTAGAGCCCTTCAACCCTTTGGGAGAGGGTATAATTTCAAATATTAGGGGAAAGGTCAGTGGAAATGCCACCATCACCGGTAATGTGGAAAACCCCGCTATTAATGGAGTACTCAGCTTAAATGAAGCAGGCATTGGAATCCCCTATCTCAATGTGGATTATGATTTTGCGCCATATTCCCAAGTACGGCTGTTCGACCAGACCTTTTATTTTGAAAATGTGGAGCTGTCCGATATAGAAGAGGGGACCACCGCAACCTTGGACGGAACCATAAGCCACACCGGTTTTGACGATTGGTACCTTGGGTTGGATGTGGATACCAAGAACGATCGTTTTATGATTTTGAACACCGAATACGATGAGGAATCTTTGTACTACGGAACAGGTTTCATTAATGGAACGGGAAGTATCTATGGTCCGACCGATGCCTTGACCATTACAGTGGATGCTACTACAGCGCGAGGCTCTTCACTTAAAATTCCTTTGAGCGATGTGACTAGCGTAGGGGACTATTCATTTATCAATTTTTTGGAAAAAGGGCAATCCAAATCCTTTGAGGAAGAACGGGTATTGGATGAATACCAAGGTTTGGAAATGGCCTTTGACCTTGCTGTTACCCCCGAGGCAGAAGTGGAGATTGTAGTGGACCGATCCACAGGGAGTTCCTTAAAGGGAACAGGGGAAGGCATTTTGTTGATAGAGATCAATACCAATGGAAAGTTTAATATGTACGGGGATTTTGTTGTGGTGTCCGGGGAATACAATTTTAAATACGGAGGCGTCATAGATAAAAAGTTCAAGGTACGTCCCGGAGGTACCATTCTGTGGGAGCAGGACCCCTTGGCCGCACAATTGAACTTGGAAGCGGTATATTCCCTTAATGCCAACCCTGCGCCGCTTTTGGACAATGCGGGGTATACGGGAAGAATACCCACCGAAGTTGTTATAAGGTTGGATGGGGAACTGGAAAGTCCCAACATCAATTTTGGAATCGATTTTCCAGGTACAACCTCTGTGGTGCAGTCCGAACTGGAGTATCGCTTGCAAGATCCGACCATTAAGGAAAGGAACGCCTTCTTTTTGTTGGCACAAGGAACTTTTGTGAACCCACAATCGGGAGGGATCAACCAACAGGCCGTTACCGGAAACCTGATTCAGACCGCCTCTGGGCTGTTCAACCAAATTTTATCGAGCAACAACGACAAACTTAACTTTGGGGTATCTTACGAACAAGGCTACAACGATCCCAACGCCGACATTGCCACAGAGGACAGGATAGGGGTGACGGTCTCCACACAGTTGTCCGACCGTATTTTGGTCAACGGAAGAGTAGGGGTTCCGGTAGGCGGAGTTTCGGAAACGGTAGTTGCCGGCGATGTTGAGGTACAGGTATTGTTGAATGATGAGGGAACGCTCAGTGCCAAAATATTTAACAGGGAAAACCAGGTACAGCAGTTTTTGGCCGAAAGACAAGGATATACACAAGGAGTGGGGCTATCTTACCAAGTGGACTTTAATAGTTTTCGGGAGTTGATGCGAAAAGTGTTCAACAAGCAAGAAAAGGCAGAAGTGGAACAAAAACCTACACCCCGAAAACAGCCCGCACAGGTCATGGGAAAAGACAGTTTGATTCGTTTTTCGGAAAAGCCTGTTAATCACCCCTAA
- the pfkA gene encoding 6-phosphofructokinase: MASEIKKIGVFTSGGDSPGMNAAIRSVVRTCAYLKIECVGIYRGYQGMMEGDFKTLDARSVNNIINKGGTILKSARCEEFRTKEGRKKAYDQLTKEGIDAFVVIGGNGSFTGALLFNEEYKFPVIGIPGTIDNDILGSSYTIGFDTAINTVVDAIDKIRDTASSHNRLFFVEVMGRDVGHIALNAGVGAGAEEILIPEQNLGLERLLDSLKRSKASGKSSSIVIVAEGDKIGKNVFELKEYVEEHLPIYDVRVSVLGHMQRGGNPTCFDRVLASRMGVKAVESILEGKSNLMVGIKDTKLVLTPLAEAIKAHTEIDEELIRVSDIMTT, encoded by the coding sequence ATGGCTTCAGAAATAAAAAAAATAGGAGTTTTTACGTCTGGCGGAGACTCTCCTGGAATGAATGCCGCAATTCGTTCCGTTGTCCGTACTTGTGCATATTTAAAAATTGAGTGTGTAGGCATTTACAGAGGATACCAAGGAATGATGGAAGGTGATTTTAAGACCTTGGATGCACGTAGTGTAAACAACATTATCAATAAGGGAGGGACCATTTTAAAATCTGCTCGCTGCGAGGAATTTAGGACCAAGGAAGGAAGGAAGAAAGCTTACGACCAACTGACCAAAGAGGGCATTGATGCCTTTGTAGTCATTGGGGGCAATGGAAGTTTTACAGGTGCGCTTTTGTTCAACGAGGAATATAAATTTCCTGTAATAGGAATCCCGGGAACCATTGATAACGATATTTTGGGATCTTCCTACACCATAGGTTTTGATACCGCGATCAATACAGTGGTGGATGCCATTGACAAGATTCGTGATACCGCAAGTTCCCACAACCGTTTGTTCTTTGTTGAGGTAATGGGCAGGGACGTAGGGCATATTGCCCTTAATGCCGGTGTGGGCGCTGGTGCTGAGGAAATTTTAATTCCCGAGCAGAATCTAGGACTTGAGCGTTTGTTGGATTCCCTAAAACGAAGTAAAGCTTCAGGGAAATCATCCAGTATCGTAATTGTTGCCGAAGGGGATAAAATTGGTAAGAACGTTTTTGAACTAAAAGAATACGTGGAAGAGCATTTGCCCATTTATGACGTTAGGGTGTCCGTACTTGGACACATGCAGCGAGGAGGCAACCCAACTTGCTTTGACCGTGTTTTGGCCAGTAGAATGGGCGTTAAGGCCGTAGAGAGCATATTGGAAGGCAAATCAAACCTAATGGTAGGTATCAAGGATACCAAATTGGTGCTTACACCTTTGGCCGAGGCCATAAAAGCACATACAGAAATCGACGAAGAGCTCATTAGAGTTTCGGATATAATGACAACTTAA
- the gap gene encoding type I glyceraldehyde-3-phosphate dehydrogenase codes for MSNLKIGINGFGRIGRLVFRATASRNNVDVVAINDLLDVEHLAYLLEYDSVHGRFDGTVEVKDGNLVVNGKTIRVTAERDPKNLKWDEAGAEIVAECTGIFTTLDMAQSHIDGGAKKVVISAPSKDAPMFVMGVNHKDVKATDTIISNASCTTNCLAPIAKVLDDAFGIDEGLMTTVHATTATQLTVDGPSKKDYRGGRSALLNIIPAATGAAKAVTKVIPSLEGKLTGMAFRVPTADVSVVDLTVRLAKETSYEGIKKAMKEASEGELSGILGYTNELVVSQDFVGDVRTSIFDADAGIELNSKFFKVVSWYDNETGYSNKLVDLALHAASL; via the coding sequence ATGTCAAATTTAAAAATAGGAATCAACGGATTCGGTAGAATTGGAAGGTTGGTATTCAGAGCAACCGCGAGCAGGAACAATGTAGATGTAGTTGCAATCAACGATTTGTTGGATGTTGAGCATCTTGCATACCTATTGGAGTACGATTCGGTACACGGTAGGTTCGATGGAACTGTCGAAGTGAAGGATGGTAATCTAGTGGTCAATGGAAAAACGATCAGGGTTACCGCTGAGCGCGACCCAAAAAACTTGAAGTGGGACGAAGCAGGAGCGGAAATCGTAGCTGAATGTACAGGAATCTTCACAACCTTGGATATGGCACAGAGCCACATTGATGGAGGAGCCAAAAAAGTTGTTATCTCTGCACCTTCCAAAGATGCTCCAATGTTTGTAATGGGAGTAAACCACAAAGATGTAAAAGCTACGGATACCATCATTTCAAACGCTTCCTGTACTACCAACTGTTTGGCGCCCATCGCCAAAGTTTTGGATGATGCATTTGGTATCGATGAAGGTTTGATGACCACTGTACACGCTACCACAGCTACACAGTTAACTGTGGATGGTCCTTCAAAAAAGGATTACAGAGGAGGTAGAAGTGCCCTTTTGAACATTATTCCAGCTGCTACAGGAGCTGCAAAAGCGGTTACCAAGGTAATTCCATCTTTGGAAGGTAAGCTTACCGGTATGGCGTTCAGGGTTCCAACTGCTGATGTTTCCGTAGTGGATTTGACCGTTCGTTTGGCAAAGGAAACTTCTTACGAAGGCATCAAAAAGGCCATGAAGGAAGCTTCTGAAGGTGAATTATCGGGAATTTTGGGTTATACCAATGAATTGGTAGTGTCGCAAGATTTTGTAGGTGATGTAAGAACCTCCATTTTTGATGCAGATGCTGGAATCGAGTTGAATTCCAAATTCTTCAAAGTGGTTTCTTGGTACGATAACGAAACCGGATATTCCAACAAATTGGTTGATTTGGCCCTGCACGCAGCAAGCCTATAA
- a CDS encoding RidA family protein produces MKKIINTSKAPAPIGPYNQAVLIKDTLYISGQIPINPTTGELVEGDIKAETKQSMENLKAILAEAGMTFEHVIKSSIFIKDMNQFAQINDVYGTYFDADTAPARETVEVANLPKFVNVEISMIAVK; encoded by the coding sequence ATGAAAAAAATAATAAACACTTCAAAAGCACCGGCACCTATAGGGCCGTACAACCAAGCAGTGCTCATAAAAGATACGCTGTACATATCCGGGCAAATTCCTATTAATCCCACAACGGGAGAATTGGTTGAAGGCGATATAAAGGCAGAGACCAAACAATCCATGGAAAATTTAAAAGCCATTCTCGCCGAAGCAGGGATGACTTTTGAGCATGTGATCAAATCCTCAATTTTTATTAAGGATATGAACCAATTCGCCCAGATCAATGACGTTTATGGAACTTATTTTGATGCAGATACCGCCCCTGCAAGGGAAACTGTGGAAGTTGCAAACCTTCCTAAGTTTGTCAATGTTGAAATATCGATGATTGCCGTTAAATAG
- a CDS encoding putative LPS assembly protein LptD has protein sequence MQPNKHLLLFLFVLLCGTVTLSAQEDLITPLPIKVSKDTITAPLLPPNILNDSIKTDSVATDTVPKKQPLLLDKIKYKAKDYVKLSQKDNKIYLYDEAEIYYQDTELKAGVIVMDYVKNEVYAGRMKDSLGNYSQLPFFKQGDNEVRPDSIRFNFDTQKALIWNSRTEQQAGLGQLGSDAMKVYAEKTKKENDSVYFLNEGKLTTSNDTVNPDYYIRVRKAKFVPKKKIIAGYSNMYIMDVPTPVALPFAYFPLTTGRVAGILFPTFGNDPRRGYFIQNGGYYLPISDYVDLSITGDYYTNGSYGLQGSSIYTKRYKFKGNINISYENLVTSQKGFDDYSRTSNYNIRISHSQDSKASPNSRFSASVNLGSSQYYTNSLNQVNRNNSQTNTFASSISYSKTFPAYPSVNTSLTVSHTQNTRSEERTINMSLPTFQASMERIYPFVKRDEIKKGVFENINLQYDVNAQNSITTTEENFFKSGMFDDAKIGARHRIPIATNFKLAKYLSVSLNGNYEDVWSMKTIRRQYDAELEEVVTDTISGFDRFNRYSFGTSIGTTMYGTWNLGEDKKIQALRHVMRPSISYSYTPSFEQFYESYTDGDGEEVQYTPFETSIYGRPSLNKGSSLSFSLQNSLEAKVRDKDSTATEPRKVKILSNLSFSASYNLEADSLKLSPVSMSGATEIIKNVPINFAATFDPYAIDNNGRRINTLNIKNGGGIARLTSARINTSFSLNSEMFQKGGAKEKSDEEKQSDFSDNPFAMDDVRGDRSNFDRGSNRRNNANANENTPIYNNKLPWDARFTYVASYNNSNRQSEITNHSLMFSGNIQLSPKWEVGFNSGYDLKNKGFADTRFAFKRDLGSFRLSFDWTPFGRYERWYFFIGIKSSLLSDIKWENRSQR, from the coding sequence TTGCAACCAAATAAACATCTTTTACTTTTCCTATTTGTTCTTCTTTGTGGCACAGTTACCTTAAGTGCTCAAGAAGACCTTATCACACCTTTGCCCATCAAAGTTTCCAAAGACACCATCACTGCTCCTTTGTTGCCTCCGAACATCTTGAACGATTCAATAAAGACGGATTCCGTTGCAACAGATACCGTTCCCAAAAAGCAGCCTTTGCTTTTGGACAAAATCAAATATAAGGCTAAAGACTATGTAAAACTTAGCCAAAAGGACAATAAAATTTACCTGTACGACGAAGCGGAAATCTATTATCAGGATACCGAGCTAAAAGCCGGTGTTATTGTAATGGACTATGTAAAAAACGAGGTCTATGCCGGACGCATGAAGGATTCGTTGGGCAATTACTCGCAATTGCCCTTTTTTAAGCAAGGGGACAACGAGGTAAGGCCAGATTCCATCCGTTTTAATTTTGATACCCAAAAGGCCCTGATCTGGAATTCCAGAACCGAGCAACAGGCAGGTTTGGGACAATTGGGAAGCGACGCCATGAAGGTCTATGCCGAAAAGACCAAAAAAGAGAACGATTCGGTTTACTTTTTAAACGAGGGTAAACTGACCACTTCCAACGATACGGTAAACCCCGATTATTATATTAGGGTACGAAAAGCCAAATTTGTTCCCAAAAAGAAAATTATCGCTGGGTACAGCAATATGTACATTATGGATGTACCCACACCTGTTGCCCTGCCCTTTGCTTACTTTCCCCTGACCACAGGTAGAGTGGCCGGAATATTGTTCCCTACCTTTGGCAACGACCCACGAAGAGGATATTTTATCCAAAATGGTGGATATTACCTGCCTATAAGTGATTATGTGGACTTAAGTATTACGGGGGATTATTACACGAACGGCAGCTATGGTCTGCAGGGAAGTTCCATTTACACCAAGCGCTATAAGTTCAAGGGCAATATAAACATCAGTTACGAAAACTTGGTCACCAGTCAGAAAGGTTTTGACGATTACAGCCGAACCAGCAACTATAACATTAGGATATCGCACTCCCAAGACTCCAAGGCCAGCCCCAATTCGCGTTTTTCCGCATCTGTTAACTTAGGGTCCAGTCAATATTACACGAACTCCCTTAACCAAGTAAACCGGAACAATTCTCAAACAAACACCTTTGCATCATCCATAAGCTACTCCAAAACATTTCCGGCCTATCCATCAGTAAATACAAGTTTAACGGTGAGCCATACCCAAAACACACGGTCGGAGGAACGGACCATTAATATGTCCCTGCCGACCTTTCAGGCAAGTATGGAGCGAATCTATCCTTTTGTAAAACGGGATGAAATCAAAAAAGGGGTTTTTGAAAACATCAATCTTCAGTATGATGTCAATGCGCAGAACAGCATTACAACAACAGAGGAAAACTTCTTCAAAAGCGGCATGTTCGATGATGCCAAAATCGGGGCAAGGCACAGAATACCTATTGCAACCAATTTTAAACTGGCCAAATACCTTAGTGTAAGTTTAAATGGTAACTACGAGGATGTCTGGTCCATGAAAACAATTAGGCGACAATATGATGCCGAATTGGAAGAGGTGGTAACCGATACCATTTCGGGCTTCGACCGTTTTAACCGATATAGTTTTGGAACCAGCATAGGTACAACAATGTACGGTACATGGAACTTGGGTGAGGATAAAAAGATACAGGCGTTACGGCACGTTATGCGCCCATCGATCAGTTATAGCTACACACCTTCCTTTGAGCAGTTCTACGAATCCTATACCGATGGGGATGGCGAAGAGGTTCAGTACACTCCGTTCGAGACCAGCATCTACGGAAGACCCTCCCTGAACAAAGGAAGCTCTTTGAGCTTTTCCCTTCAGAACTCCCTTGAGGCCAAGGTCAGGGACAAAGATTCCACGGCCACCGAACCCAGAAAAGTGAAAATCTTGAGCAATCTTTCGTTTTCTGCAAGTTATAACCTAGAGGCGGATTCCTTAAAGCTTAGCCCGGTAAGTATGAGCGGTGCCACAGAAATCATAAAAAATGTACCTATAAATTTCGCCGCCACTTTTGACCCGTATGCCATTGACAACAACGGACGAAGAATAAATACCCTCAATATAAAAAATGGTGGGGGCATTGCAAGATTGACCTCTGCTAGGATAAATACCAGTTTTTCGCTTAACAGTGAAATGTTCCAAAAAGGGGGCGCAAAGGAGAAGAGTGACGAGGAGAAGCAATCGGATTTTAGTGACAACCCTTTTGCCATGGATGATGTACGGGGGGATCGTTCCAATTTTGATCGAGGAAGCAATAGGCGGAACAATGCCAATGCTAATGAAAACACGCCCATATACAATAACAAACTACCTTGGGACGCTCGGTTTACTTATGTCGCCTCTTACAACAATAGTAACCGACAGAGTGAAATCACCAACCACTCTTTAATGTTCTCGGGGAATATTCAACTTTCACCTAAATGGGAAGTAGGTTTTAACTCTGGGTACGATTTAAAGAATAAAGGTTTTGCCGATACACGATTCGCCTTTAAACGCGACCTTGGCAGTTTTAGACTAAGTTTTGACTGGACACCTTTTGGTAGATATGAGCGTTGGTACTTCTTTATTGGGATAAAGAGTTCCCTATTGAGCGATATCAAATGGGAAAACAGAAGTCAGCGATAA
- a CDS encoding N-acetylmuramoyl-L-alanine amidase family protein — protein MNKSRFAFLIFLLLVLPLTSFNKNDTEVLPKDKFVVVLDAGHGGHDPGNIGNGYLEKEIALAIVLRVGKELEKHPDIKVVYTRNDDTFIDLFVRGEIANEANADLFVSVHCNAHNSNAYGTETYVLGLHANRQNFEVAKKENSVIYLEDDYEQRYAEYDINSPESVIGLTIMQEEFLDQSIQLGKKLQDNFTKGLKRKDRKVKQAGFIVLHQTFMPSVLVEAGFLTNKNEGSYLNSKEGQEEMGKAIADAVLAYKEEMGFTPTPVANTPKVKDDEVAATVPKDSPEKQEEVKEKQPEKKSPEIQEEKEAKEETGVVFKVQLMASGKNIALNGSNFNGLGELSKEPYKNLFRYMYGNANTFEEAKKLKKNADAKGYATSYIVAYKDGLRIPITDALK, from the coding sequence ATGAATAAAAGTCGGTTCGCATTTTTAATTTTTCTACTTCTGGTCCTTCCTTTGACTTCTTTTAACAAAAATGATACCGAGGTATTGCCCAAAGATAAATTTGTTGTGGTTTTGGATGCAGGACATGGTGGGCACGACCCGGGGAACATTGGAAATGGATATCTGGAAAAGGAAATAGCACTTGCCATTGTTCTAAGGGTAGGGAAGGAGCTGGAAAAGCACCCCGATATAAAAGTGGTCTATACCAGGAACGATGACACCTTTATTGATTTGTTCGTAAGGGGAGAGATCGCCAATGAGGCCAATGCCGATCTTTTTGTGTCGGTACATTGCAATGCACACAATTCCAATGCTTACGGAACAGAAACCTATGTGCTGGGGCTGCATGCCAACCGTCAAAATTTTGAGGTGGCCAAAAAAGAGAACTCCGTAATTTATTTGGAAGATGATTACGAGCAGCGATATGCGGAATACGATATTAATTCCCCAGAATCTGTGATAGGTCTTACCATTATGCAAGAAGAATTTCTTGACCAGAGCATACAATTGGGGAAAAAACTACAGGATAACTTTACCAAAGGGCTCAAACGTAAGGATAGAAAGGTAAAACAAGCAGGGTTTATAGTACTGCACCAAACCTTTATGCCAAGTGTTTTGGTGGAAGCCGGTTTTTTGACCAATAAAAACGAGGGAAGCTATCTTAACTCTAAAGAAGGACAGGAAGAAATGGGAAAGGCCATTGCCGATGCCGTGCTGGCTTATAAAGAGGAGATGGGCTTTACGCCAACTCCAGTTGCCAATACCCCTAAAGTCAAGGATGATGAAGTAGCCGCTACCGTACCAAAGGATAGCCCCGAAAAGCAAGAAGAGGTAAAAGAGAAACAGCCTGAAAAGAAATCTCCTGAGATTCAGGAAGAAAAAGAAGCCAAAGAAGAGACAGGGGTAGTGTTCAAAGTGCAATTGATGGCCAGTGGAAAAAATATTGCACTTAATGGAAGTAACTTTAATGGGCTGGGCGAATTGTCCAAAGAACCCTATAAGAACCTGTTCCGATATATGTACGGGAATGCAAATACTTTTGAAGAGGCCAAGAAGTTAAAGAAAAATGCGGATGCCAAAGGCTATGCCACATCGTACATAGTAGCATACAAGGACGGGCTAAGGATTCCCATTACGGATGCATTGAAGTAG